In Yersinia enterocolitica subsp. enterocolitica, one DNA window encodes the following:
- the tonB gene encoding TonB system transport protein TonB — MQLNKFFLGRRLTWPLAFSVGIHGSVIAALLYVSVEQMRIQPEIEDAPIAVTMVNIDTFAAPQPAAAEPQAEPEPEPEPIEEAPPEPEVLPEPVPVSIPEPVKPKPKPKPVKKEVKKPEVKKPDVKKTVAPPDDKPFKSDEPALVATNAPVKSAPKASVLGVSTSTGPKALSKAKPTYPARALALGVEGQVKVQYDIDENGRVTNVRILEATPRNTFEREVKQVMRKWRFEAVAAKDYVTTVVFKIGGTTEMD, encoded by the coding sequence ATGCAGCTAAATAAATTTTTCTTGGGTCGACGGCTTACGTGGCCACTCGCATTTTCAGTAGGTATACATGGCAGCGTAATTGCGGCATTGCTGTATGTATCTGTAGAGCAAATGAGAATACAGCCAGAGATAGAGGATGCGCCGATCGCGGTCACGATGGTTAATATAGATACCTTCGCGGCACCACAGCCAGCAGCGGCAGAGCCGCAGGCTGAACCTGAACCTGAACCTGAGCCCATCGAAGAAGCGCCACCAGAACCTGAAGTGCTGCCAGAACCGGTGCCTGTATCTATCCCTGAACCGGTGAAACCAAAACCTAAACCTAAACCGGTGAAAAAAGAAGTCAAAAAACCGGAAGTGAAAAAGCCAGATGTTAAAAAGACAGTTGCACCGCCGGATGACAAGCCTTTTAAATCAGATGAGCCAGCACTGGTTGCTACTAATGCACCGGTTAAATCAGCACCAAAAGCATCGGTGCTGGGCGTGTCAACCTCTACTGGGCCAAAAGCCCTGAGTAAGGCGAAACCGACTTATCCCGCCAGAGCCTTGGCGTTAGGGGTTGAAGGGCAGGTTAAAGTGCAATATGACATTGACGAAAATGGTCGAGTCACTAATGTGCGAATTCTGGAAGCAACACCGCGTAATACCTTTGAGCGTGAAGTGAAACAGGTAATGCGCAAGTGGCGTTTTGAAGCGGTTGCGGCCAAGGATTATGTCACCACAGTGGTGTTCAAAATTGGCGGCACGACGGAAATGGACTAA
- the yciA gene encoding acyl-CoA thioester hydrolase YciA, with translation MTQEQISPRGERLLPSGEQALPNGELVLRTLAMPADTNANGDIFGGWLMSQMDIGGAIQAKEIAQGRVVTVRVDGMTFLKPVAVGDVVCCYARCIKSGRSSITINIEVWVKKVSSEPIGQRYKATEAVFTYVAVDDIGKARALPEGSRNFEVGATQ, from the coding sequence ATGACCCAGGAACAAATATCACCTCGCGGTGAACGGTTATTACCTAGCGGTGAACAAGCATTACCCAACGGTGAGCTGGTACTGCGCACCCTTGCGATGCCCGCAGACACCAATGCCAACGGAGATATTTTCGGTGGCTGGTTGATGTCCCAAATGGATATTGGCGGTGCTATTCAAGCTAAAGAGATAGCCCAAGGGCGTGTGGTCACTGTACGTGTTGATGGCATGACCTTCCTCAAACCTGTTGCGGTGGGTGACGTGGTTTGCTGTTATGCCCGCTGCATTAAGAGCGGCCGCAGTTCTATTACCATCAATATTGAAGTATGGGTGAAAAAGGTCTCTTCCGAACCTATTGGCCAGCGTTACAAAGCTACTGAAGCGGTATTCACCTATGTGGCCGTTGATGATATCGGCAAAGCTCGCGCCTTACCTGAAGGTAGCCGAAACTTTGAAGTGGGCGCAACGCAATAG
- a CDS encoding septation protein A produces the protein MKQLLDFLPLVVFFVFYKMYDIFVASGALIVATLLALAFTWFKYRKVEKMTLVTAIMVLVFGTLTLAFHSDLFIKWKVTVLYVLFAVALLVSQWFMKKPLIQRMLGKELTLPDTVWSTLNMSWAVFFLVCGLLNIYVAFWLPQDIWVNFKVFGLTALTLVFTLISGVYIYRHMPEEQKKS, from the coding sequence ATGAAGCAACTTTTAGATTTTCTCCCATTGGTAGTATTTTTCGTTTTCTACAAGATGTATGACATTTTTGTCGCATCAGGGGCGCTGATTGTCGCAACCTTGCTGGCGCTGGCCTTTACTTGGTTCAAATACCGCAAGGTAGAAAAAATGACCCTGGTCACCGCCATTATGGTGTTAGTGTTCGGTACCTTAACGTTGGCCTTCCACAGTGACTTGTTTATTAAGTGGAAAGTGACGGTGCTGTATGTGCTGTTCGCCGTCGCGTTATTAGTTAGTCAGTGGTTTATGAAAAAGCCATTGATTCAGCGCATGCTGGGTAAGGAACTGACATTACCCGATACCGTCTGGTCAACGCTGAATATGTCTTGGGCGGTGTTTTTCCTGGTCTGCGGTTTGCTGAACATCTATGTGGCTTTCTGGTTACCGCAAGACATTTGGGTCAATTTCAAAGTCTTTGGCTTAACCGCTCTGACGCTGGTATTCACACTTATCAGTGGCGTTTATATTTACCGACATATGCCGGAAGAACAGAAAAAGTCATAA
- a CDS encoding SulP family inorganic anion transporter — translation MQRKSLRYWMPGLTQLMAYERDWLKPDVRAGLSVAAVALPIAIAYAELTGVSAAVGLYSCILPMIAYAFFGSSRQLIVGPDAATCAVIAAVVAPLAAGNSEVHWQLTIMMTLMMGTWCLVASRFKLGALADLLSRPILTGLLNGVAITIIVDQLGKVFGFMARPPQLIERVLALPHNLINSHLPTVAISLLTFVVLYGVKWLRPNWPAPLLAIVIATFVSWSANMQQFGVAVVGGFDGGLPMVHWPDFQPGLLRDMVIPALNLAVVSFVSMMLTARSFAAKNGYEVDADVELRALGVTNIVSALSQGFAISGASTRTAVNDANNGKSQLVSIIAALVIAMVLLFLTRPLQFIPIAALGVVLIYAAWSLLGFRSLWQLRKRNTQAFYLAIFTFVSVVLVGVISGIGLAVLLGLLQFLRTVFRPTEQLLGVNADGMIHSMRSGNGIKPVPGVMIYRFNSPLTYFNVAYFKRRILNLVDSTPHPADWVVIDAVASFTYADISVLAAIDELKRDLKQRNIKLILAGRRTELTRWFRINKLKSHDDDLVLVPDLYLALKLIQSKQRVAERQESEPEPEMRTTANVLNPE, via the coding sequence ATGCAGAGAAAATCACTCCGGTATTGGATGCCGGGGTTGACTCAATTAATGGCTTATGAACGTGACTGGCTTAAGCCAGATGTGAGAGCTGGGTTATCGGTGGCCGCAGTGGCATTGCCCATTGCTATCGCCTATGCGGAATTGACCGGCGTTAGCGCTGCGGTTGGATTGTATTCGTGTATTTTGCCGATGATTGCCTACGCATTTTTTGGCTCCTCACGGCAATTGATTGTTGGGCCTGATGCGGCGACCTGTGCGGTTATCGCTGCGGTGGTTGCGCCGTTGGCCGCGGGGAACAGCGAGGTTCACTGGCAACTGACTATCATGATGACACTGATGATGGGGACATGGTGTCTGGTGGCCAGCCGCTTTAAGCTCGGGGCATTAGCTGATTTATTATCGCGGCCTATACTTACCGGCCTACTTAATGGGGTAGCGATCACCATTATTGTTGATCAGTTGGGTAAAGTATTTGGTTTTATGGCCCGCCCACCTCAATTGATTGAGCGAGTGCTGGCTCTGCCACATAATTTAATCAACAGCCATTTACCCACGGTTGCCATTTCATTACTGACATTTGTCGTGCTGTACGGTGTTAAGTGGTTACGGCCCAACTGGCCTGCGCCGTTGTTAGCCATTGTCATCGCGACCTTTGTCTCTTGGTCTGCCAATATGCAACAGTTTGGTGTCGCGGTGGTTGGCGGATTTGACGGTGGTTTGCCGATGGTGCATTGGCCTGATTTCCAACCGGGCCTGTTGCGTGACATGGTGATCCCGGCACTCAACCTGGCGGTGGTCAGTTTTGTCAGTATGATGCTTACCGCCCGCAGTTTTGCCGCCAAGAATGGCTACGAAGTGGATGCCGATGTCGAGCTGCGCGCGCTCGGTGTCACCAATATTGTCTCCGCGCTCTCACAGGGTTTTGCTATCAGTGGGGCGAGTACCCGCACCGCAGTGAATGATGCCAATAATGGTAAGAGCCAACTGGTATCGATTATTGCCGCGTTGGTTATTGCAATGGTGTTGCTATTTTTAACGCGCCCGCTGCAATTTATCCCCATCGCCGCGCTGGGTGTGGTGCTGATTTATGCCGCCTGGTCTTTGCTCGGATTCAGAAGTTTATGGCAGTTACGTAAACGTAATACGCAGGCTTTCTATCTGGCGATTTTTACTTTCGTCAGTGTTGTTTTAGTGGGCGTAATTAGTGGTATTGGTTTGGCGGTGTTGTTGGGGTTATTGCAATTCTTACGCACGGTATTTCGCCCAACAGAGCAGTTATTGGGGGTTAATGCTGATGGCATGATCCATTCTATGCGCAGTGGTAACGGCATTAAACCTGTGCCTGGCGTGATGATTTACCGCTTTAACTCACCGCTGACGTATTTCAACGTTGCCTACTTCAAGCGACGTATTTTGAATCTGGTTGATAGCACGCCACATCCCGCTGACTGGGTGGTGATTGATGCGGTAGCCAGCTTTACTTATGCTGATATCAGTGTGTTGGCTGCGATTGATGAGCTTAAGCGCGATCTGAAGCAGCGTAATATTAAGCTGATATTAGCCGGGCGACGCACTGAATTGACGCGCTGGTTCCGGATTAATAAGTTGAAAAGCCATGATGATGATCTGGTTTTGGTGCCCGATTTGTATCTGGCTCTCAAGCTGATTCAGAGTAAACAGCGGGTGGCAGAGAGACAAGAATCGGAACCTGAGCCGGAAATGAGAACAACAGCAAATGTGTTGAATCCGGAATAA
- a CDS encoding YciC family protein, which translates to MPITANTLYRDSFNFLRNQLAAILLLALLTAFITVMLNQAFIPDTEQLSILSSTESDFASSGNLSITELVAQLTPEQQIILLKVSAAATFSALVGNVLLVGGMLTLISMVSQGRRVSALQAIGISVPILPRLLLLMFIGTLLIQLGITLFIVPGIIIAVALSLSPIIVSTEKMGVFAAMKTSVKLAFANVRLIIPAMMLWIAAKLILLYLVNHLTALPTPIASVVLSALSNLVSALLLVYLFRLYMLLRPTDITV; encoded by the coding sequence ATGCCTATCACGGCTAACACTTTATACCGTGACAGTTTTAACTTTTTACGTAATCAACTGGCCGCCATTCTGTTACTGGCGCTACTGACTGCGTTCATTACCGTCATGCTGAATCAGGCCTTTATCCCTGATACTGAACAACTGAGTATTTTAAGTTCCACAGAAAGTGATTTTGCGTCGTCAGGGAATCTCAGCATTACAGAGTTGGTGGCACAACTCACACCAGAGCAACAGATTATTCTGCTCAAAGTGTCTGCGGCGGCCACCTTCTCCGCATTAGTGGGTAATGTTTTATTAGTCGGTGGCATGCTGACACTGATTTCTATGGTTTCTCAAGGCCGTCGTGTTAGCGCATTGCAGGCAATTGGTATTTCAGTACCTATTTTACCCCGCTTACTGCTGCTGATGTTCATTGGTACGCTGTTAATTCAGTTGGGAATAACCCTGTTTATCGTGCCGGGTATCATTATTGCTGTGGCACTTTCACTGTCACCGATTATCGTGAGCACGGAAAAGATGGGTGTTTTCGCCGCAATGAAAACCAGTGTTAAATTGGCCTTTGCCAATGTTCGGTTGATTATTCCGGCGATGATGTTGTGGATAGCAGCTAAACTGATTTTGTTATATTTGGTCAATCACCTGACCGCGTTGCCGACACCTATTGCTAGTGTGGTTTTAAGCGCACTGAGTAATCTGGTTTCTGCATTATTGCTGGTGTATCTGTTCCGCTTATATATGTTATTACGCCCAACCGATATTACCGTATAA
- a CDS encoding YkgJ family cysteine cluster protein, giving the protein MSAEINPCVSCGACCAYFRVSFYWSEAKDGGGTVPSAMTEQVTPFISCMSGTNGKSSRCIALQGEVGQSVSCSIYDDRPPPCHEFEQSGAAGIHNPYCDRARAHYGLPPLPVDNIEVIRLEEISRWPMTGSHSAP; this is encoded by the coding sequence ATGAGCGCTGAAATTAATCCGTGTGTCAGTTGTGGTGCTTGCTGTGCCTATTTTCGAGTCTCATTTTATTGGTCGGAGGCCAAAGATGGCGGCGGTACAGTTCCCTCTGCCATGACCGAGCAGGTCACCCCGTTTATTAGCTGCATGTCCGGCACTAATGGCAAATCTTCCCGCTGCATTGCCCTCCAGGGCGAGGTCGGCCAGTCGGTTTCTTGTTCAATCTACGACGACCGCCCACCTCCCTGTCATGAATTTGAGCAGTCAGGAGCAGCGGGGATTCACAATCCATATTGTGACCGCGCCCGCGCCCATTATGGCTTGCCACCGTTACCTGTTGATAACATCGAGGTTATTAGATTAGAAGAAATCAGCCGTTGGCCAATGACAGGATCCCACAGCGCACCATAA
- the ompW gene encoding outer membrane protein OmpW yields MKKVTLAILAVATLASTAVSAHQAGDYIFRAGTATVRPNAGSDDVLGYGSFKADNNTQLGLTFSYLVTDNIGVELLAATPFRHKIGLGPTGDIAEVKQLPPTLMAQYYFRDKQDKLRPYLGIGLNYTTFFDEKFNNTGASAGLTDLSVKDSWGVAGQAGLDYMVSENWMVNMSVWWMNIETDVKFKANGQEQSIHTRLDPWVFMFGAGYRF; encoded by the coding sequence ATGAAAAAAGTCACTTTGGCAATATTAGCCGTAGCAACTCTGGCATCGACTGCGGTAAGTGCGCATCAAGCAGGCGATTATATTTTCCGGGCAGGGACGGCAACGGTCAGACCCAATGCCGGGTCTGATGATGTATTAGGTTATGGTTCCTTCAAAGCAGATAACAATACTCAGTTGGGCCTGACTTTCAGTTATCTGGTTACCGATAATATCGGGGTGGAATTGCTGGCTGCTACGCCTTTCCGTCATAAAATAGGCCTTGGGCCGACCGGTGACATCGCTGAAGTTAAGCAACTGCCTCCGACATTGATGGCGCAATATTATTTCCGCGATAAACAAGACAAACTGCGCCCGTATTTGGGTATTGGTCTGAACTACACCACTTTCTTTGATGAGAAATTCAACAATACTGGCGCTTCTGCCGGATTAACGGATTTAAGTGTAAAAGATTCTTGGGGTGTGGCGGGTCAGGCGGGTCTGGATTACATGGTTAGCGAAAACTGGATGGTGAATATGTCTGTCTGGTGGATGAATATCGAAACTGACGTGAAATTTAAAGCCAATGGCCAGGAGCAAAGTATTCATACCCGCCTTGATCCTTGGGTGTTTATGTTTGGTGCTGGTTATCGTTTCTAA
- a CDS encoding BON domain-containing protein produces the protein MKIFKTISALCVAVIMAMAISACAPTAKSEGTGGYLDDTVVTTKVKSALLGEKNLKSTEISVETFKGRVQLSGFVSSRQDANRAVQITRSVPGVKSVSDQMLIR, from the coding sequence ATGAAGATTTTCAAAACTATTTCAGCTTTATGCGTTGCAGTGATTATGGCGATGGCAATATCCGCCTGCGCTCCTACAGCAAAATCGGAAGGAACCGGGGGTTATCTGGATGACACAGTGGTCACCACTAAAGTGAAATCAGCGCTGTTAGGTGAGAAGAATCTAAAATCGACTGAAATCAGTGTTGAGACCTTCAAAGGGCGGGTTCAGTTGAGTGGTTTTGTTAGCTCACGTCAGGATGCTAACCGCGCAGTACAGATTACCCGAAGCGTACCTGGGGTGAAATCTGTTAGTGATCAGATGCTGATTCGCTAA
- the trpA gene encoding tryptophan synthase subunit alpha has translation MERYQQLFKQLAAKNEGAFVPFVQLGDPTPALSLEIIDTLIAAGADALELGIPFSDPLADGPTIQNAALRAFAAGVTPGICFEMLAEIRKKHPTIPIGLLMYANLVFHNGIDTFYQRCADVGVDSVLIADVPFEESLPFRTAALRHGIAPIFICPPNADDDLLREIASHGRGYTYLLSRAGVTGAENHGQLPLNHLIDKLCEYNAAPALQGFGISEPEQVKISLAAGAAGAISGSAIVKIIENNVSQPAEMLAQLANFVTNMKAATRS, from the coding sequence ATGGAGCGTTATCAACAGCTTTTCAAACAGTTGGCTGCCAAAAACGAAGGCGCATTTGTTCCTTTCGTGCAACTCGGCGACCCAACACCAGCTCTCTCCTTAGAAATTATCGACACCTTGATTGCCGCAGGCGCTGATGCATTGGAGTTGGGCATTCCTTTCTCTGATCCATTGGCTGATGGCCCGACGATCCAAAACGCCGCACTACGTGCTTTTGCCGCTGGTGTTACCCCTGGTATCTGTTTTGAGATGCTGGCAGAAATCCGTAAAAAGCACCCTACCATTCCCATTGGATTGCTGATGTATGCAAATCTGGTATTCCATAATGGGATAGATACTTTCTACCAGCGCTGCGCTGATGTCGGTGTCGACTCGGTGCTGATTGCTGATGTGCCGTTTGAAGAGTCTCTACCGTTCCGTACTGCGGCCTTGCGCCACGGGATTGCGCCTATCTTTATCTGCCCGCCTAATGCCGATGATGATTTATTGCGAGAAATAGCCTCTCATGGCCGTGGCTATACCTATCTGCTCTCCCGCGCGGGTGTGACGGGGGCTGAGAATCACGGACAGCTGCCATTGAATCATTTGATAGATAAACTGTGTGAATACAATGCGGCTCCGGCTCTACAAGGTTTTGGTATCTCAGAACCTGAGCAGGTAAAAATCAGTCTGGCGGCTGGGGCAGCAGGTGCCATTTCAGGTTCTGCTATTGTAAAAATCATTGAAAACAATGTCTCACAGCCCGCAGAGATGCTCGCGCAATTGGCCAACTTCGTGACCAATATGAAAGCAGCCACCCGCAGCTAG
- the trpB gene encoding tryptophan synthase subunit beta — translation MTTLNPYFGEFGGMYVPQILMPALKQLEEAFVSAQLDPEFQAEFQDLLKNYAGRPTALTLCQNLTKGTKTKLYLKREDLLHGGAHKTNQVLGQALLAKRMGKTEIIAETGAGQHGVASALACALLGLKCRIYMGAKDIERQSPNVFRMRLMGAEVIPVHSGSSTLKDACNEALRDWSGSYETAHYMLGTAAGPHPYPTIVREFQRMIGEETKAQMLAREGRLPDAVLACIGGGSNAIGMFADFIDEPGVGLIGVEPAGLGIETGQHGAPLKHGKVGIYFGMKSPMMQTSDGQIEESYSISAGLDFPSVGPQHAYLNSIGRADYVSVTDDEALDAFKALSCKEGIIPALESSHALAHALKMIKAEPEKEQILVVNLSGRGDKDIFTVHDILKARGEI, via the coding sequence ATGACCACATTGAATCCCTATTTTGGCGAGTTCGGGGGAATGTATGTACCCCAGATTCTGATGCCAGCATTGAAACAACTGGAAGAAGCTTTTGTTAGTGCACAACTGGATCCTGAATTTCAGGCGGAATTTCAGGATTTGTTAAAAAACTATGCTGGGCGTCCAACCGCTCTGACCCTGTGTCAAAATCTGACCAAGGGAACCAAAACCAAGTTATATCTGAAACGTGAAGACTTGTTACACGGTGGCGCGCACAAGACTAATCAGGTTTTAGGCCAGGCTTTATTAGCCAAACGCATGGGTAAAACAGAAATCATTGCTGAAACTGGTGCTGGTCAGCATGGTGTAGCTTCAGCATTAGCCTGTGCCTTATTGGGCTTAAAATGTCGCATCTATATGGGTGCCAAAGACATTGAGCGTCAGTCGCCAAACGTTTTCCGTATGCGCCTGATGGGGGCTGAAGTTATCCCGGTTCACAGCGGTTCATCAACGCTGAAAGATGCGTGTAATGAAGCCCTGCGTGACTGGTCTGGTAGCTACGAAACCGCCCACTATATGCTGGGAACCGCCGCAGGCCCGCACCCTTACCCCACTATTGTGCGTGAATTCCAGCGGATGATTGGCGAAGAAACCAAAGCTCAGATGTTGGCCAGAGAAGGCCGCCTGCCCGATGCGGTGCTGGCATGCATCGGTGGCGGTTCTAACGCCATTGGCATGTTTGCTGACTTTATCGATGAGCCGGGTGTAGGGCTGATTGGCGTGGAACCAGCTGGGCTGGGTATCGAAACTGGTCAACATGGTGCTCCACTAAAACATGGCAAAGTGGGCATCTACTTCGGTATGAAATCACCGATGATGCAAACCAGTGATGGTCAAATTGAAGAATCTTACTCAATTTCTGCCGGTTTAGACTTCCCATCTGTCGGGCCACAACATGCTTATTTGAATAGCATCGGACGCGCTGATTATGTGTCAGTAACTGATGACGAAGCTCTGGATGCGTTTAAAGCGCTGTCATGCAAAGAAGGGATCATTCCGGCGTTGGAGTCTTCCCATGCATTGGCCCATGCCCTGAAAATGATTAAAGCAGAGCCGGAAAAAGAACAGATATTGGTGGTGAATTTGTCCGGGCGGGGTGATAAAGATATTTTCACAGTTCACGATATTCTGAAAGCGCGGGGAGAAATTTAA
- the trpCF gene encoding bifunctional indole-3-glycerol-phosphate synthase TrpC/phosphoribosylanthranilate isomerase TrpF has protein sequence MQDSGLNKTVLHQIVRDKEIWVAARKLQQPLASFQNDITLSQRDFYQALQGNKTVFILECKKASPSKGVIRDNFNPAEIANVYKNYASAISVLTDEKYFQGNFDFLPQVSAAVTQPVLCKDFIIDAYQIQLARFYQADAILLMLSVLDDETYRQLAAVAHSLNMGVLTEASNAEELDRAIALEAKVVGINNRDLRDLSIDLNRTRELAPRLPKGVTVISESGINNYRQVRELSHFANGFLIGSALMSETDLNAAVRRVLLGENKVCGLTRAQDAAAAYQAGAVYGGLIFVGSSPRYVDIAQARTVISGAPLKYVGVFRDAKVETIQQTAERLSLSAVQLHGHEDQSYINQLREILPASCQIWQALSVTDTMPVRHLQHVERYVLDNGNGGTGQSFDWSLLADQPLDNVLLAGGLGPNNCGAAAQLGCAGLDLNSGVESAPGIKDPQKIAAVFQTLRAD, from the coding sequence ATGCAGGATTCTGGGCTTAACAAAACGGTACTTCACCAAATAGTGCGCGATAAGGAAATCTGGGTTGCCGCGCGGAAATTACAACAGCCTCTGGCCAGTTTCCAAAATGACATTACCTTGAGTCAGCGCGACTTTTATCAGGCGCTACAGGGCAACAAAACGGTGTTTATTCTGGAGTGCAAGAAAGCATCGCCGTCCAAAGGCGTTATTCGCGATAATTTTAATCCAGCAGAGATTGCTAATGTTTATAAGAATTATGCCTCGGCTATCTCGGTACTGACGGATGAAAAATACTTTCAGGGCAATTTTGACTTCTTGCCACAAGTCAGCGCGGCGGTAACTCAACCCGTATTGTGCAAAGATTTTATTATTGATGCCTACCAAATCCAGCTTGCGCGTTTTTATCAGGCTGACGCTATTTTGCTGATGCTATCTGTGCTTGATGATGAGACTTACCGCCAACTGGCCGCCGTGGCTCATAGCCTGAACATGGGGGTATTGACGGAGGCAAGCAACGCCGAGGAGCTGGATCGCGCTATTGCATTAGAGGCAAAAGTCGTTGGTATTAATAACCGTGACTTACGTGATTTGTCTATCGACCTTAATCGCACCCGCGAACTGGCACCGCGTCTGCCCAAGGGCGTGACGGTTATCAGCGAATCAGGTATCAATAACTACCGGCAAGTGCGCGAACTCAGCCACTTTGCCAACGGGTTCCTCATTGGCAGCGCATTGATGTCTGAAACTGACCTGAATGCGGCGGTGCGCCGCGTGCTATTGGGTGAAAATAAGGTATGCGGTCTGACCCGCGCCCAAGATGCCGCCGCCGCCTATCAGGCCGGTGCGGTATATGGCGGGTTGATTTTTGTCGGCAGCTCACCGCGTTATGTAGACATTGCGCAGGCCCGCACCGTTATCAGTGGTGCGCCGCTGAAATATGTTGGCGTATTCCGTGATGCAAAAGTCGAAACCATACAACAAACTGCTGAACGGCTGTCGCTAAGCGCCGTGCAGTTACATGGGCATGAAGATCAAAGCTATATCAACCAACTGCGCGAAATATTGCCTGCCAGTTGCCAGATTTGGCAGGCATTGAGTGTCACTGACACCATGCCAGTTCGCCACTTACAGCATGTTGAACGCTATGTTTTGGATAATGGCAACGGCGGCACTGGCCAGAGTTTTGACTGGTCATTATTAGCCGATCAACCATTGGATAACGTGCTGCTGGCGGGTGGGCTGGGGCCGAATAACTGCGGTGCTGCGGCGCAATTAGGCTGCGCCGGTTTGGATCTCAATTCTGGGGTGGAAAGCGCCCCCGGCATTAAAGATCCCCAAAAGATTGCCGCCGTATTCCAGACATTACGCGCTGACTAA